The following proteins are co-located in the Desulfoscipio sp. XC116 genome:
- a CDS encoding VWA domain-containing protein yields the protein MAVSFTDPLWWLLLPGLVALAWYLRLPWLSGSGPSARVRRERRRLYIRLVLIVLLVAALSGPGLVSVIDSQAVVLALDVSDSVGFAINTGERWVRESLEARPPGTAAGVVTFGRRALVEEPPGEQPDFHNVGTDPGGEASRIGEALRFSRAILPRDARQRVVLLTDGRDTGNGAIAAARQLHADGVRVDVAPVGTEAGADVRLDRLYVAPRARVGQSTTVELTVNSDISAAAQLFLERDGELLSDRTVSLRAGENRLAMSIPAGGAGLHRYRVRVMAADRAADAFTANNEGGGIQEVTGPPGVLVLAPSAGEARSLTESLQAAGELEVTVAGPGEAPRGAAAWARYQAVFLVNVPAYLLGEKALRELETYVRDGGGGLVMVGGPNCFGPGGYAGTPVERALPVDMDIQGRGEQPSLGLILVIDKSGSMSGVAGGADKIGLAREAAARSVSVLTERDRAGVLAFDSLPWWAVPPGPVDNKDKLRRQISGIQANGGTEIYPPLMAAYQALRDMPTKVKHIILLTDGISAGGGDYQALLADMCSAGITLSTVAVGAEADAGMLQALSELGRGRFYQTGDADSIPAIFTKETVMATRSFAVNERFYPLAASSGVLLRGLGELPGLDGYITATPKKLADTLLVSHRGDPVLAAWQYGLGRTVAWTPDAGGRWSASWAAGDVFPRLWGNVLSWILPAGNNGSVHIRAEVLTGGGAAGQTLQIDVEDPGDWRQVRSLSTRVTAPDGSTVAVPLEPAGPGRYKARQPVEQPGAYMITVFGAGEEEGANRRVGESRGDGNGDGAGESGDQFMVLARSGVVVAYPAEYAETGVDMEALRAIARAGGGAVLEKPEQAFANNLPPVRARRDLSTGLLTLAVLLWLADVAGRRLVLGSEERAALRRFRERLRQNVLPGVLRGRDRGAGQPDSPVWPGGTLSRMQELRGRYRSVPPGTDAGSGVTRSVDAVGENDSGKDAQPGPARQAGRNGRTGQPKQPEQTGQSGQQTGASPEQTASRLLDAKRRRFK from the coding sequence GTGGCCGTTAGTTTCACAGATCCGCTGTGGTGGCTGCTGCTCCCCGGGTTGGTTGCGTTGGCCTGGTACCTGCGGCTCCCCTGGCTGAGCGGGTCCGGTCCGTCGGCGCGGGTACGCCGGGAGCGTCGGCGCCTGTATATTCGCCTGGTACTGATTGTGCTGTTGGTGGCCGCGCTGAGCGGTCCGGGCCTGGTTAGTGTGATTGACAGCCAGGCTGTGGTACTGGCTTTGGATGTGTCGGACAGTGTGGGGTTCGCCATAAACACTGGTGAACGCTGGGTTAGGGAATCTTTGGAGGCCCGGCCGCCCGGCACTGCTGCGGGGGTGGTAACGTTTGGCCGGCGGGCCCTGGTAGAGGAACCGCCGGGAGAACAGCCCGACTTTCACAATGTGGGCACCGACCCGGGCGGGGAGGCCAGCCGCATTGGTGAGGCGCTGCGTTTTTCACGGGCCATACTGCCCCGCGACGCGCGGCAGCGGGTGGTTCTATTGACTGACGGACGGGATACGGGTAACGGGGCGATAGCCGCGGCCCGGCAATTACACGCCGACGGGGTGCGGGTGGATGTGGCGCCCGTAGGTACCGAAGCCGGCGCCGATGTGCGTCTTGACCGTTTGTATGTGGCGCCCCGGGCCCGGGTGGGACAAAGTACAACGGTTGAATTAACTGTTAACTCGGATATATCCGCCGCTGCCCAACTATTTCTTGAGCGGGACGGTGAATTACTGTCTGACCGCACAGTATCATTGCGGGCGGGGGAAAACCGGCTGGCCATGTCTATTCCCGCGGGCGGTGCCGGGCTGCACCGCTATCGGGTACGGGTAATGGCCGCGGATCGGGCAGCGGATGCTTTCACCGCCAACAATGAGGGCGGCGGCATTCAGGAAGTGACAGGCCCGCCCGGGGTACTGGTTCTGGCACCCTCTGCCGGTGAGGCCCGCAGTTTGACGGAATCGCTGCAAGCTGCGGGTGAGTTGGAGGTTACCGTGGCAGGTCCGGGCGAAGCGCCCCGTGGGGCTGCGGCTTGGGCTCGTTACCAGGCGGTTTTCCTGGTTAATGTGCCCGCCTATCTATTGGGTGAAAAAGCGCTGCGGGAACTGGAAACTTATGTGCGGGACGGGGGCGGCGGCCTGGTTATGGTTGGCGGTCCCAATTGCTTTGGGCCGGGCGGTTACGCGGGCACTCCGGTGGAGCGAGCCCTGCCGGTAGACATGGACATTCAGGGACGGGGGGAACAGCCGTCCTTGGGCCTGATACTGGTGATTGATAAATCAGGCAGCATGTCCGGGGTTGCCGGTGGAGCGGATAAGATCGGCCTGGCCCGGGAGGCTGCCGCCCGCAGCGTGTCAGTGCTTACCGAGCGCGACCGGGCGGGCGTACTGGCTTTTGATAGCTTGCCCTGGTGGGCGGTGCCCCCGGGGCCGGTGGATAACAAAGATAAATTACGCCGGCAAATCAGCGGCATTCAGGCTAATGGCGGCACGGAAATATACCCGCCGCTCATGGCGGCTTACCAGGCTTTACGGGATATGCCCACCAAGGTCAAGCATATTATACTGCTTACCGACGGTATTTCGGCCGGCGGAGGTGACTACCAGGCGCTGCTTGCCGACATGTGCTCGGCGGGGATCACGCTCAGTACGGTGGCCGTGGGTGCCGAAGCCGACGCGGGCATGCTCCAGGCGCTGTCGGAATTGGGCCGGGGACGTTTTTACCAAACAGGGGACGCGGATAGCATACCGGCTATTTTTACCAAGGAGACGGTTATGGCTACCCGCAGTTTTGCCGTTAACGAGAGATTCTACCCCCTGGCGGCGTCCTCCGGAGTATTGTTGCGGGGATTGGGAGAGCTGCCCGGGCTGGATGGGTATATTACCGCGACACCAAAAAAATTGGCGGATACCTTACTTGTATCGCATCGGGGTGACCCGGTGCTGGCGGCCTGGCAGTACGGGCTGGGCCGCACCGTAGCCTGGACTCCCGATGCGGGCGGGCGCTGGAGTGCGTCCTGGGCCGCCGGGGATGTTTTCCCGCGTCTTTGGGGCAATGTGCTGTCCTGGATATTGCCGGCGGGGAATAACGGGTCTGTGCACATACGGGCGGAAGTGTTGACCGGCGGGGGAGCGGCGGGACAAACCCTGCAAATTGATGTGGAGGATCCCGGGGATTGGCGGCAAGTGCGCAGCCTGAGCACGCGGGTTACTGCACCCGACGGCAGCACAGTCGCTGTGCCGCTTGAACCCGCCGGACCCGGCCGTTATAAGGCGAGGCAGCCGGTAGAACAGCCCGGTGCTTATATGATCACAGTTTTCGGAGCGGGTGAGGAAGAGGGCGCTAACAGGCGGGTCGGCGAAAGCCGGGGAGACGGAAATGGGGATGGAGCCGGGGAAAGCGGTGATCAGTTTATGGTACTGGCCCGCAGCGGCGTGGTGGTAGCGTATCCCGCCGAATATGCGGAAACCGGGGTGGATATGGAAGCCCTGCGGGCTATTGCCCGGGCCGGGGGCGGTGCTGTGCTGGAAAAACCGGAGCAGGCCTTTGCCAATAACCTGCCCCCGGTGCGGGCCCGCCGGGATTTAAGCACCGGGCTGCTGACCCTGGCTGTGCTGCTGTGGCTGGCTGATGTGGCGGGGCGGCGGCTGGTGCTGGGTTCCGAGGAACGCGCCGCATTGCGGCGGTTTAGGGAGCGGCTGCGGCAAAATGTACTGCCGGGTGTGCTGCGGGGGCGGGACCGCGGTGCCGGTCAGCCGGACTCGCCGGTCTGGCCCGGCGGCACTTTGTCGCGGATGCAAGAATTGCGCGGCCGCTATCGCAGTGTGCCTCCCGGCACTGACGCGGGCAGTGGCGTGACCCGGTCAGTTGATGCGGTTGGGGAAAATGACTCCGGCAAAGATGCTCAACCGGGGCCAGCCAGGCAGGCAGGTCGGAACGGGCGGACCGGACAACCCAAACAACCCGAACAGACCGGGCAATCCGGGCAGCAAACCGGTGCGTCACCGGAGCAAACAGCCTCCCGCTTGTTGGACGCCAAGCGCCGCAGGTTCAAGTAA
- a CDS encoding BatA and WFA domain-containing protein has protein sequence MTFYHPWLFWLALTLPAILALYILRPRRRQTVVPSTLLWRPAAFGMEASRPWQRLQSSLLLWLQLLAASLLVLAAAGPVWHGATASGSTIVLLDTSASMGAALGGGTRFDRAREEVLALAAGLRKDDTITVIAFDSQPGVVVRDSDDVEEVRRAVDKVKPGACEGDPGPALSLAGALAGQYDNPRVVLVSDGGLALPDDRADEDDAIPVDEFIPVGDGDASVAIAAINLRSAGSGQAAQVAVVNHGSRPASGLVSLMKGNYPAGSQKWHLDPGKTCYLLWADLPRDVTVQALLKTDSPGMDLLELDNQAWAVPEERMKRKILLVTNGNVFMERALTLLPGSEVYLADTARYEIMLRGDYPYDITVLDGVAGPLPPGAVLLLDPPAGSPVPGLSVGAADNLISLAPVTGSPLLAHVDLADINVREARVLRVGEGWRPDIKSGGQVLFAHAELDGRRLAVWSVNLHRSDLPLRPAFPVLLQNTMDWLLTPGLGVPKLVRPGQEVKIMPSPLSHRLVLEDAGGEAQELAPPFPPASWMPTGLGLYRLISYRAGGSTVREVAVNAYSALEADLRVLDPRDTAGAAGRDEQTGSPSGRALPLARWLALSVLLIIMVEWGVASRGR, from the coding sequence GTGACTTTCTATCATCCTTGGTTATTCTGGCTGGCGCTTACTTTGCCGGCTATACTGGCTTTATACATATTGCGACCGCGGCGCAGGCAAACCGTGGTGCCCAGTACGCTGCTCTGGCGACCGGCGGCGTTCGGGATGGAGGCCAGCCGCCCCTGGCAGCGCCTGCAATCCAGCCTGCTTTTATGGTTGCAGCTGCTGGCTGCGTCTTTGCTGGTGCTGGCCGCAGCCGGGCCGGTATGGCATGGAGCCACCGCTTCCGGCAGTACCATTGTACTGTTGGACACTTCCGCCAGTATGGGGGCGGCCTTGGGCGGCGGGACCCGGTTCGACCGGGCCCGGGAGGAAGTGCTGGCACTGGCTGCGGGGTTGCGGAAAGACGATACCATTACAGTGATAGCCTTTGACAGCCAGCCCGGGGTAGTGGTGCGGGACAGTGACGATGTCGAAGAAGTGCGCCGGGCGGTGGATAAAGTTAAACCCGGGGCCTGTGAGGGTGATCCGGGCCCGGCTCTTTCGCTGGCCGGGGCGCTGGCCGGGCAATATGACAATCCCCGGGTGGTGCTGGTGAGCGATGGCGGCTTGGCCCTGCCGGATGACCGGGCAGATGAAGATGATGCCATACCGGTCGATGAATTCATTCCGGTAGGCGATGGTGATGCCAGTGTGGCTATCGCGGCTATAAATCTGCGCTCCGCCGGTTCCGGGCAGGCGGCCCAGGTTGCGGTGGTGAACCACGGTTCCCGCCCGGCATCCGGGTTGGTTTCTTTAATGAAAGGCAATTACCCGGCGGGCAGTCAAAAATGGCATTTGGATCCGGGAAAAACCTGCTATTTGCTGTGGGCCGACTTGCCCCGGGATGTCACAGTGCAGGCTCTCTTAAAAACCGACTCGCCCGGTATGGATCTGCTGGAGTTGGACAATCAGGCCTGGGCGGTGCCCGAGGAAAGAATGAAACGGAAGATTTTGCTGGTTACCAATGGCAACGTTTTTATGGAGCGGGCGTTAACCTTGCTGCCCGGGTCCGAGGTCTATCTGGCCGATACGGCCCGCTATGAGATAATGCTGCGCGGCGATTATCCTTACGATATTACTGTGCTGGACGGGGTAGCCGGTCCTCTGCCGCCGGGCGCGGTATTGCTGCTGGATCCGCCGGCCGGTTCACCTGTACCGGGACTTAGCGTTGGCGCCGCCGATAATTTGATAAGTCTGGCTCCGGTTACCGGCAGTCCCCTGCTGGCTCACGTGGATTTGGCGGATATTAATGTGCGGGAAGCCCGGGTTTTGCGTGTCGGGGAGGGGTGGCGGCCGGATATTAAATCGGGTGGGCAGGTGCTGTTTGCACATGCCGAGTTGGACGGGCGCCGCCTGGCGGTATGGTCGGTGAACCTGCACCGTTCTGATCTGCCTCTGCGCCCCGCTTTTCCCGTGCTGTTGCAAAATACCATGGATTGGCTGCTGACTCCCGGTCTGGGGGTGCCGAAGCTGGTGCGCCCCGGACAAGAGGTAAAGATTATGCCTTCGCCGCTGTCTCACCGGCTTGTGCTGGAAGATGCCGGGGGGGAGGCGCAAGAATTGGCGCCGCCTTTTCCGCCCGCCTCCTGGATGCCCACCGGGCTTGGATTATACCGGTTGATCAGTTATCGGGCGGGCGGCAGCACGGTGCGGGAAGTAGCCGTAAACGCCTACAGCGCGCTGGAGGCCGATTTGCGGGTGCTTGACCCGCGCGATACAGCGGGTGCGGCGGGCCGGGACGAACAGACCGGCAGTCCGTCCGGGCGGGCGCTGCCGCTGGCCCGGTGGCTGGCCCTATCGGTATTGCTGATAATTATGGTGGAATGGGGGGTGGCCAGTCGTGGCCGTTAG
- a CDS encoding DUF58 domain-containing protein produces the protein MNKQFLLESQLLSRLEGYRLVRQRPVTDGYVGARRSTAKGGSVEFADYREYTAGDEPRRVDWKAYARLGRLYVKEFRDERQEQLLFLIDTSASMDWGEGESHKGHHALCLAAGLGTCALAGHDRLSVAAGADADVRVCSPMTARRSLPRLWNWLGEISFGGVTDLSGCLRIGINAMPGATGLYVLSDLLDTAGVEEMLRLAAGHGMAVTLLHTLAPDELEPQGDGELTLVDAETGARVDVSLTPGVLRDYADRLEQLCGTLDQSCRRWGARRLLINTGRPPAEILLYTLPGLGVLKK, from the coding sequence GTGAATAAACAATTTTTATTGGAATCCCAGCTGCTCAGCCGTTTAGAAGGCTATCGGTTAGTGCGGCAGCGTCCGGTAACGGATGGATATGTGGGTGCGCGCCGCTCCACTGCTAAAGGCGGATCGGTGGAGTTTGCCGATTACCGTGAATACACAGCAGGTGACGAGCCTCGGCGGGTGGATTGGAAGGCTTATGCCCGCTTAGGGCGCCTTTACGTTAAGGAGTTCCGGGACGAACGGCAGGAACAGCTGCTTTTTTTAATCGACACCAGTGCATCCATGGATTGGGGCGAGGGTGAAAGTCATAAAGGGCATCACGCACTATGTTTGGCGGCCGGACTGGGTACTTGCGCGCTGGCGGGCCATGATCGCCTGTCCGTGGCGGCCGGTGCAGATGCGGATGTCCGGGTATGTTCACCTATGACAGCACGCCGATCACTGCCCCGCTTGTGGAATTGGCTGGGGGAAATATCCTTTGGCGGTGTTACCGACCTGTCCGGTTGCCTGCGGATCGGGATAAATGCCATGCCGGGCGCGACCGGCCTGTATGTGTTGTCGGATTTATTGGATACCGCTGGTGTGGAAGAAATGCTGCGCCTGGCTGCCGGGCACGGTATGGCAGTGACGCTGCTGCACACTTTGGCGCCGGATGAACTGGAACCGCAGGGGGATGGGGAATTGACGCTGGTTGACGCGGAGACAGGCGCCCGGGTGGATGTGTCCCTTACTCCCGGGGTGCTGCGGGATTATGCCGACCGCCTGGAACAGTTATGCGGTACCCTGGACCAAAGCTGCCGCCGCTGGGGCGCCCGCCGTCTCTTGATTAACACAGGCCGGCCTCCGGCGGAGATTTTGCTGTATACTCTACCCGGGTTGGGTGTTTTGAAAAAGTAG
- a CDS encoding AAA family ATPase — MHNDHVSVNETPAGEQAADVQQTLEGLTVRLRKLEQAIGKVIVGQVGVVRQVLMAMLAGGHVLLEGVPGLGKTALVRAVAQAAGLTFRRIQFTPDLMPADITGTQVYDGQSAGEPFRFAPGPVFANILLADEINRATPKTQSALLEAMQERTVTAGGTGYPLPEPFFVLATQNPLEMEGTYPLPEAQLDRFLFKVQVEFPSAEDLLAIGELTTGVEEPRIGVVLEPGEMPAWQQTVRRVVVVRDIMEYAVRFVMATRPDSPEATAEVRRFVRCGSGPRGLQALLLGARAHALWSGRPSAGYEDVRQVAAAALRHRLFLNFEAVAEGVTPDQLIDGVRLKLS, encoded by the coding sequence ATGCATAATGATCATGTATCTGTAAATGAAACACCTGCGGGAGAGCAGGCGGCTGATGTACAGCAGACACTGGAAGGGTTAACCGTGCGCTTGCGAAAGTTGGAGCAGGCCATTGGAAAGGTTATTGTGGGGCAGGTCGGAGTGGTGCGGCAGGTACTTATGGCTATGTTGGCCGGGGGACATGTGCTGCTGGAAGGAGTGCCCGGACTGGGCAAAACCGCGTTGGTACGGGCGGTGGCCCAGGCAGCCGGGCTTACCTTCCGGCGCATTCAGTTTACCCCGGACCTGATGCCTGCTGATATTACGGGCACCCAGGTTTATGACGGGCAAAGCGCCGGTGAGCCTTTCCGCTTCGCGCCCGGACCTGTTTTTGCCAATATTCTGCTGGCCGATGAGATTAACCGGGCTACACCCAAAACGCAGAGCGCGCTGCTGGAGGCTATGCAGGAACGCACCGTAACGGCAGGCGGCACAGGTTATCCGTTGCCGGAGCCCTTCTTTGTGCTGGCCACTCAGAATCCGCTGGAAATGGAGGGTACTTATCCATTGCCTGAAGCTCAGCTGGACCGCTTTTTGTTTAAAGTGCAGGTGGAGTTTCCATCGGCGGAGGATTTGTTGGCTATCGGTGAGCTGACTACCGGGGTCGAGGAACCCCGGATCGGTGTTGTATTGGAGCCCGGTGAAATGCCGGCCTGGCAGCAGACAGTGCGCCGGGTGGTAGTGGTGCGCGATATTATGGAATATGCCGTGCGTTTTGTTATGGCTACCCGCCCCGATAGTCCTGAAGCCACAGCCGAGGTGCGCCGGTTTGTACGGTGCGGTTCGGGGCCCCGGGGCCTGCAGGCTCTGCTGCTGGGCGCGCGGGCTCACGCGCTCTGGTCCGGACGCCCCAGCGCGGGATATGAAGATGTGCGGCAGGTGGCTGCGGCCGCTTTACGACACCGCTTATTCTTAAACTTTGAGGCCGTTGCTGAGGGAGTAACCCCCGACCAGCTTATAGATGGGGTCAGGCTTAAACTATCTTAA
- a CDS encoding ABC transporter permease gives MDGWKKHWDGLRNGLTPMLGKEMRSRTRGWLSPVLLSIYLGLLSMGTAAFLWLSLDRSSNISPQVGLSLYSILVFGLVMLLAFIAPAVAAGAISGERERRTYDLLLVTKASLTGIVLGKWLASLAYLLFLVLAALPLLAVVYLFGGVPPGILLVAVLICFLTGLGYGALGLCLSSLLRRSQAATIVSLVLVFTLIFGTPLVAGIVAAGNNYDGPYYADGPADYQLPQVPWYVYMSPLAALADAMPGAGEISPGRGIPLVSSLMDELMRQFQPQAAREYAMKMGYATNYTSSGSGTTVREKSKPRGVTVWPFWARFALNQVILALLCLLIARVRLKLS, from the coding sequence ATGGATGGCTGGAAAAAACATTGGGACGGGCTGCGCAATGGATTAACCCCCATGCTGGGCAAGGAAATGCGTTCCCGCACCAGGGGGTGGCTGTCCCCGGTTTTGCTTTCCATATATTTGGGCTTGCTCAGTATGGGCACGGCGGCCTTTCTCTGGCTCAGTTTGGATCGGAGCAGTAATATTTCCCCCCAGGTGGGCCTTTCCCTATACAGTATACTGGTGTTTGGACTGGTGATGCTGCTGGCGTTTATTGCTCCGGCCGTGGCTGCCGGCGCTATCAGCGGCGAACGGGAGCGGCGCACTTATGATCTGCTGCTGGTAACCAAGGCATCCCTGACCGGGATTGTGCTGGGCAAGTGGCTGGCCTCGCTGGCTTATTTACTTTTTCTGGTGCTGGCGGCCCTGCCCCTGCTGGCCGTGGTGTATCTGTTCGGCGGGGTGCCGCCGGGTATATTGCTGGTGGCTGTGTTAATTTGTTTTTTGACCGGACTTGGCTACGGTGCGCTGGGCTTGTGTCTGTCTTCTCTGCTGCGGCGCAGCCAGGCCGCCACCATAGTATCACTGGTGCTGGTATTTACGCTTATTTTCGGCACACCTCTGGTAGCCGGTATCGTAGCTGCCGGCAACAATTATGACGGCCCGTATTACGCTGACGGGCCGGCGGATTACCAGTTGCCCCAGGTGCCCTGGTATGTTTATATGAGTCCTCTGGCGGCACTGGCAGATGCTATGCCGGGCGCGGGAGAAATCAGTCCCGGCCGGGGTATTCCCCTGGTTAGTTCGCTTATGGATGAATTAATGCGCCAGTTCCAGCCCCAGGCGGCACGCGAATACGCTATGAAAATGGGTTATGCCACAAATTACACCTCCTCCGGCAGCGGTACAACCGTCCGGGAAAAGTCAAAACCCCGGGGGGTGACTGTCTGGCCCTTTTGGGCCCGTTTCGCTTTAAACCAGGTGATCCTGGCACTGCTCTGCCTGCTTATAGCCAGGGTCAGGCTTAAACTATCTTAA
- a CDS encoding ABC transporter ATP-binding protein: MISTNGLIKKYGRTLALQGLDLEVPLGAVYGFIGQNGAGKTTTLRILAGLLRPDAGEAAVAGRDVLRDPRGIREVVGYMPDFFGVYDDLRVGEYLLFYAAAYGIRGVTAQKLRDDLLELVELGHKRDVFVDTLSRGMQQRLCLARSLIHDPQVLLLDEPASGLDPVARVEMREILRELCRLGKTIIISSHILTELADLCTYVGMISEGRLLRQGPLNDLLAGDRLRRFILRSNGPADAAAEIIKGWPGAAIINNLPEQVEFQLSGAADDVALLLKEIIGAGLPVVHYAQTEQSLEDTFIQLAREVNG, encoded by the coding sequence ATGATTTCAACCAATGGATTGATTAAAAAATACGGGCGGACTTTAGCTTTGCAAGGATTGGATTTAGAAGTGCCCCTGGGGGCTGTATATGGCTTTATCGGCCAAAACGGCGCGGGTAAAACCACTACCCTGCGCATACTGGCCGGTCTTTTGCGGCCCGATGCGGGGGAAGCCGCTGTGGCCGGGCGGGATGTGCTGCGTGATCCCCGGGGCATTCGGGAAGTGGTAGGCTATATGCCCGACTTCTTTGGTGTTTATGATGATTTGCGGGTGGGAGAGTATTTGCTGTTTTACGCCGCCGCCTATGGCATTCGCGGGGTTACTGCCCAAAAGCTGCGGGATGATTTGTTGGAACTGGTGGAGTTGGGGCACAAACGGGATGTTTTTGTCGATACGCTGTCCCGGGGTATGCAGCAGCGCTTGTGTCTGGCCCGGTCACTGATCCATGATCCCCAGGTGTTGCTCTTGGATGAGCCGGCCAGTGGGCTGGACCCCGTGGCCCGGGTGGAAATGAGGGAAATTTTGCGGGAGCTGTGCCGGCTGGGCAAGACCATTATTATTAGCAGCCATATATTAACCGAGCTGGCTGATTTATGCACTTATGTGGGAATGATCAGCGAGGGGCGTTTGCTGCGGCAGGGGCCGCTGAATGATTTACTGGCAGGCGACCGGCTGCGCCGGTTTATACTGCGCAGCAACGGCCCGGCAGACGCGGCCGCGGAGATAATCAAAGGCTGGCCCGGTGCGGCTATAATTAATAACCTACCGGAACAGGTGGAATTTCAGCTTAGCGGCGCTGCCGATGATGTAGCGTTGCTGCTCAAGGAGATTATCGGTGCGGGATTGCCGGTGGTGCATTACGCGCAAACGGAGCAAAGCCTGGAAGATACATTTATTCAATTGGCCCGGGAGGTGAATGGCTGA
- a CDS encoding type II toxin-antitoxin system Phd/YefM family antitoxin has protein sequence MREKISLSKFMNSLVPISRFNKGEANKIFDEVKETGFKIVLKNNIPTGVLLTPEVYEQMIEIIEEYSLFLEAEKRMENAKSEDFIPQDKVLSELGINKADLDNTNVELE, from the coding sequence ATGCGGGAAAAAATATCTCTAAGTAAATTCATGAATTCTCTGGTGCCGATATCCCGATTTAATAAAGGTGAAGCTAATAAAATCTTCGACGAGGTCAAGGAAACCGGGTTTAAAATAGTATTGAAAAACAACATACCAACAGGTGTCCTTTTAACGCCTGAGGTTTACGAACAAATGATTGAGATCATAGAGGAATACTCCTTGTTTCTGGAAGCCGAAAAACGTATGGAAAACGCCAAATCTGAAGATTTTATTCCCCAAGATAAAGTATTGTCCGAGCTTGGTATAAATAAAGCAGACTTGGATAATACCAATGTTGAGCTTGAGTAG
- a CDS encoding type II toxin-antitoxin system RelE/ParE family toxin, with product MWQVEYIKEAVEDLKRLDYSQRLLVLKAIDKVSNNPLPQTEGGYGKPLGNRNNTRLARHLKIKLKKPGLRVVYKLVRENEVMRIVVISVRADNEAYLIARRRTRTDK from the coding sequence ATGTGGCAAGTAGAGTATATTAAAGAAGCAGTAGAGGATTTAAAACGACTTGATTACAGTCAACGCTTACTTGTACTCAAAGCGATTGATAAAGTATCAAACAATCCTTTGCCACAGACAGAAGGCGGATATGGCAAACCCCTTGGCAATAGGAACAACACAAGACTAGCCAGGCACCTTAAAATAAAGCTGAAAAAGCCCGGCTTGCGAGTGGTGTACAAACTGGTAAGGGAAAATGAAGTAATGAGGATAGTTGTAATATCTGTAAGAGCGGATAATGAGGCTTACTTGATAGCGCGCAGAAGAACAAGAACGGATAAATGA